The following proteins are co-located in the Argopecten irradians isolate NY chromosome 9, Ai_NY, whole genome shotgun sequence genome:
- the LOC138330560 gene encoding uncharacterized protein — translation MDAYRLVYIAVARTVSCHPTPSPDKGSHTRSSEAYVGRHTGGINMNVYILLLACVVIGSNATKVHNTAGYVSGGNMQYSSPTLVASPAVVQGIASPVYSGSSYNSGVIGIANPSYSVGSYSFPSGSFSSPLSGSLYNSAIGSDDIFNSAAIGSGPVLQGYQGYQTPINTQASLGSYINPVAYAGPSMSGLYNTGVSTYNVGIGRNTGVYNRRTGASYLLNAPTGAIGPHAKKAHPAY, via the exons ATGGATGCGTATAGGTTAGTATATATAGCCGTGGCCCGTACCGTCAGTTGTCATCCAACACCGTCACCAGACAAGGGCAGTCATACAAG GTCCAGCGAAGCTTACGTAGGTCGCCATACAGGAGGTATCAATATGAATGTCTACATACTCCTACTGGCATGTGTTGTAATTGGTAGCAATGCCACAAAGGTGCATAACACCGCTGGTTATGTGTCAGGTGGTAACATGCAATATTCGTCACCCACACTGGTTGCAAGTCCGGCTGTCGTCCAGGGAATCGCATCTCCTGTGTACTCGGGCAGTTCCTATAATAGTGGAGTTATCGGAATAGCTAATCCTTCATACTCAGTTGGTTCCTACTCGTTTCCTTCTGGCAGTTTTAGTAGTCCATTAAGTGGGTCCTTGTACAATTCAGCTATAGGGTcggatgatattttcaacagCGCCGCCATTGGAAGTGGGCCCGTCCTCCAGGGCTACCAGGGCTACCAGACACCCATTAATACACAGGCATCGCTGGGATCATACATAAACCCAGTTGCTTACGCTGGACCATCGATGTCCGGGCTTTACAACACTGGTGTATCTACATATAATGTAGGCATTGGAAGGAACACTGGGGTTTATAACCGCAGGACAGGAGCCTCATACCTACTGAATGCACCTACAGGTGCCATTGGCCCTCACGCCAAAAAG GCGCATCCCGCGTACTAG